In the Perca flavescens isolate YP-PL-M2 chromosome 10, PFLA_1.0, whole genome shotgun sequence genome, AGAGTGGGGTCCTCTTCCACGGAGTCCGCCATGTTGCACTGCAatgtttctacagtagcccagaaCGGAAAAAGCAAACACTGGCTGGAAGTAGGGCAATATGAACCAGCAATCAATGATCTTAATTTGTCTTATCTTTTTGTCTTCAGGCCTCCAAGATAACCCCTGGTTCTGTGACTGTAAAATATCCAAGCTGATTGAGCTTTCCAAAATGTCTGGCACACCAGTGGTTTTGATGGACCTATACATGGCCTGCAGTGGACCAGAGAATATAGCTGGTGTCCTTTTTCAGCGTGCTGAACTTGACAACTGTGTAAAACCATCAGTCATGACTTCGGCAACTAAGATCACATCTGATTTGGGCAGTAATGTCCTCCTGCGATGTGACGCCACAGGGTTTCCAACACCAACTCTTTACTGGGCTAAGTCAGATGGCTCACTAGTCAACAACACAGGTATAATATATAAGCTTTTAAAAGTTTAaccattttagaaaacaaaaccaaTGCTGTTTTCATTAAGAATTACAGTACATACCATATATAAATCAGTctttccagaaaaatgcggagttttgttgtgatttttgcaggcaaaaatccttgattacgtggcacgttttcttaaaaaatgcgatggaatatgcgggatatttatgcaattttatgcgatgaaattgcgggaatttgcaaaaaatgagaaaaaaaagtgattccccgaACACAATGCTTTTctatgatgttcacgtcgcgtaattacgtcacttcataatgttcccatggcaacaggggaaaatggctactcttgtgtgaagtaaacgcaacatttttcaactttctgctaagatatatttgtgacttttttgcaatgaaaatgcggggattatgaaatcatgcaagccccgcatattttgcacgaaaatcggcaatttatgcggcgaaagtgcggcgtatttgaaaaaaataaataaatacgcggactttggctgattatgcattgaattatgcgatcgcaagatcgcgtttttctggagggaatTATAAATCTATATATATTGTTTGTAGATTTTCATTGCCTGGTGAGTATGAAGCACGGTACTAGTGCCACAAAGTCATAATCCATTAGAAAAGCAGATTGAGACTTGGTAAGACTTGATCCATGTTGACTTTTGTGTTCTTGTTGTACTTTATAGTCCAGGAGTCACCTGGAGACGGCATCAGATGGTCCATCATGAGCTTGCATGGAATATTGTTCAAAGACGCCGGGAACTACAGTTGCAAAGCTAAGAATGATGCTGGAAACGCAGAAGCAACCATTTCTCTCTCGGTTGCTGGTGCTACCAGTACCACCATCCTTCCACTGAGGCCTGACAAAACTGAACCAACTAGCCAAGGCACAACATTTACTCCTCCAACATACACTCCAAACTCACCCACCATCACATCCACAGTTCTTCCAAGAACTTCAACATCTGCTGTCCCTAAGAAGCCAAAAACTACGACCAGCGACAGTTTACTGAAAGGCTCAATCAAACCAGCAAAATCCCAGCAAGGAGCTAATGGGAGAAAGCTTGCAGCAGATGAAAAGAGCAAGAAAAGTGATGCATCAAAGTCTGTCAAAGACCTTAAGATTGTAGAGGAAACATCTGACACTGCAGTATTGCTCTGGACAGCAGATGGCTTACCAAATGATACCCCACTCACAGTTGTATACTCACCTTATGATGAGGACGATATCAAAAGGACAGTGGAGACTAATGCTGGCAGTGGAAAAGTGTTCCTAGATGGACTGTCACCTGGGATGAGATACTCTGTTTGCCTCATAGCAAAAGGCAGTGCTGCTGGAAAAGATCCTTGCATTGACTTCTACACATTGGTCAATGTAGAGGACGGTGGGCAGAACCAGTTTTTCATTATCATAAGTGGCATTGCTTGTGCTTTGGTTTTGTCCCTTATTGCATTGTTGCTCTACAAGATTCTGGCTCTGTACTGCAAGGGACACAGCACCAATTTGGACCAAGAGGAGCTTGAAAAAGACAGCTATGTCAAGTTTGAGACACTTTCAATGAAACAAAGGACCTTGAACTCTCGTCCTACAGAGCTTTGGGCAAGGAGAGCGACTCATGAATCAGAGCGAATGCTCCTGTGCTCCAGGTCCAGCATTGACTCCCAGATGACGTATAAGAGTGACAGTTCCCGGTCTGAGTATCTCTGCTGACGCCAAGAATCCATGGCCATTGCTCAAACGCCATGCTAGTAACACATTATATGAAATACTTGGTATATGCCTTTAATGACACTGATAAACTATTAACTATGAAATCATTTATAAATCTTTATAAATATACTATATTCATTTTTACAGAGTGGggctgtaaaaaataatttgctgtattgaatggtaaaacacatttattcaGCATTTTCTATCAACTACTTATCTATAAAGATTTATATAATGATTTAGAAAATGTGTAGATGACATGAAAGCATTCCCTGAAGGTTGTTTGGGTGTTAAAAGATCCTATGTTAAAAGCCCAATCAGATCAGTCAATTATTCATGTCCTTATTCATTATGGAGCCTTATATTTGATAATATTTGATGAAGACATTTGAATGGTTGTCATACAGCACGGCACCTTTGTTGGACTATATAACTTTTAAATAGTACCATACAAAGAGCCTGTCCGTTAGCTGTGTGTGGTGTTTTATGTTATACCTATTGCCAAAATTAAAGTATCAGATATGAACATCATGTGGTGGTGTCAAAGAAGACCCATTATCCACTATCACATTTAAGACATTGTTACTTTAAGCATCAAGCTGATTGTTGCCTTAATGGAGAAGGAAGTATGGTCATGGACAAGAAAGTATGGTCAGTGGGTTTAATAGAATATGTGTATAGTGACCCTCGTCTGATTCACATTGCCAGTTTCAATaactttatgtatgtatttgt is a window encoding:
- the lrit3a gene encoding leucine-rich repeat, immunoglobulin-like domain and transmembrane domain-containing protein 3a; this translates as MRRLLYVHVFLCCLSMAHPFCPSQCTCVFHGRTDGAGTRSVVCNDPDMSDIPVNVPVDTVKLRIEKTMVRRIPTEAFYYLVDLRYLWITYNSISSVDSASFYNLKVLHELRLDGNMISMFPWESLKEMPRLKTLDLHNNRITHVPTEAIPYLLNITYLDLSSNKLATLPSDFMDIWPPFNGAPISTNASQKVLLGLQDNPWFCDCKISKLIELSKMSGTPVVLMDLYMACSGPENIAGVLFQRAELDNCVKPSVMTSATKITSDLGSNVLLRCDATGFPTPTLYWAKSDGSLVNNTVQESPGDGIRWSIMSLHGILFKDAGNYSCKAKNDAGNAEATISLSVAGATSTTILPLRPDKTEPTSQGTTFTPPTYTPNSPTITSTVLPRTSTSAVPKKPKTTTSDSLLKGSIKPAKSQQGANGRKLAADEKSKKSDASKSVKDLKIVEETSDTAVLLWTADGLPNDTPLTVVYSPYDEDDIKRTVETNAGSGKVFLDGLSPGMRYSVCLIAKGSAAGKDPCIDFYTLVNVEDGGQNQFFIIISGIACALVLSLIALLLYKILALYCKGHSTNLDQEELEKDSYVKFETLSMKQRTLNSRPTELWARRATHESERMLLCSRSSIDSQMTYKSDSSRSEYLC